The Pseudomonas baetica genome includes a region encoding these proteins:
- a CDS encoding pyocin activator PrtN family protein, giving the protein MSNAAQAPLRLRPAPESTTIELLYRTFGDVLIPLEAVREKYFRNLNEQKFVIEINSGRIQLPITTLDSSRKAPKYAHIRHVASLIDIRAYQADEDMQSQQDEPTE; this is encoded by the coding sequence ATGAGTAATGCAGCCCAAGCCCCACTGCGGCTACGCCCCGCTCCTGAATCCACGACCATCGAGCTGCTGTACCGCACCTTCGGTGATGTGCTGATTCCGCTGGAGGCCGTGCGTGAGAAGTATTTCCGCAACCTCAACGAGCAAAAGTTTGTGATTGAAATCAACAGCGGTCGGATCCAGCTTCCGATCACCACTCTGGACTCAAGTCGGAAAGCGCCCAAGTACGCCCACATTCGACACGTTGCATCGCTCATCGATATTCGCGCCTACCAGGCCGACGAAGACATGCAGAGTCAGCAAGACGAGCCAACCGAGTAA
- a CDS encoding phage antirepressor KilAC domain-containing protein, with protein sequence MERTLAQAASQLGLTRPKLIALMREKDLLKGNLPAYPKRDKEYLRVKDGTWYDEKYGLQYSQSTRVKQAGIRWLAEKLGIDLPEIPADRRDVA encoded by the coding sequence ATGGAACGTACCCTCGCCCAAGCAGCCTCGCAACTCGGCCTCACACGTCCAAAACTGATTGCACTCATGCGGGAGAAAGACCTGCTTAAGGGCAACCTGCCGGCCTACCCAAAACGGGACAAAGAGTATCTGCGGGTCAAGGACGGCACCTGGTATGACGAAAAGTACGGCTTGCAATACAGCCAGTCGACCCGGGTCAAGCAAGCCGGCATCCGCTGGCTGGCTGAAAAACTAGGCATCGACCTACCTGAAATTCCGGCAGACCGCCGTGACGTGGCCTAG
- a CDS encoding XRE family transcriptional regulator, whose protein sequence is MKYLPIELLPTLADRLKYAMEQLNLSQTDVAKLSGCSQATIFKIVDGQTRESRKTGAIARGLNLSLPWLENGDMPATVTSIVRHQEKPAGPLVLDPVSSWDSNTPLNDDEVEIPLFKQVEISAGAGRTAVQAEYGRVLRFSLATLRQCGVDPANALCAPVTGRSQEPLILHGATVGIDRGMTRIIADHLYAIEQDGALRIKFLERLDGGGLRLISYNQSEHPDETYTFEQFVEQQMKVLGRVFWWSTIRPVNAAPLPRN, encoded by the coding sequence ATGAAATACTTACCTATCGAACTTCTCCCCACACTTGCAGATCGGCTCAAGTACGCCATGGAGCAGCTCAACCTCAGCCAGACTGACGTTGCAAAGCTGTCGGGGTGCTCTCAGGCAACGATCTTCAAGATTGTCGACGGCCAGACTAGGGAAAGTCGTAAAACAGGCGCTATTGCTAGAGGATTGAATTTGTCTCTGCCATGGCTCGAAAACGGTGATATGCCGGCGACTGTCACATCAATCGTGCGCCACCAGGAGAAACCTGCCGGGCCTCTCGTTCTAGACCCCGTTTCATCGTGGGACAGCAACACGCCGTTGAATGACGACGAGGTTGAAATTCCTCTTTTTAAGCAGGTCGAGATTTCTGCCGGAGCCGGAAGGACTGCAGTGCAAGCTGAATATGGACGTGTTCTTCGTTTCTCTCTAGCAACGCTACGCCAATGTGGCGTAGACCCAGCAAATGCCTTGTGCGCCCCCGTAACAGGCCGAAGCCAGGAACCCCTGATTCTTCATGGTGCTACGGTCGGTATAGACCGAGGAATGACTCGGATTATTGCTGACCACCTTTACGCCATTGAGCAAGACGGCGCACTGAGAATAAAGTTTTTGGAGCGCCTAGACGGAGGGGGACTGAGGCTCATCAGCTACAACCAATCGGAACATCCCGACGAGACTTACACGTTCGAGCAATTCGTAGAGCAACAGATGAAGGTGTTAGGTCGCGTCTTCTGGTGGTCGACCATTCGACCCGTCAACGCCGCGCCGTTACCAAGAAATTAA
- a CDS encoding transcriptional regulator, with translation MEKVITICGNNQSELARRCNVKQPHVWKWIKAGRVPTERVHSVARASGGKVLPHELRPDLPDLFPAPQFPAVAA, from the coding sequence TTGGAAAAGGTCATCACGATTTGCGGCAACAACCAGTCAGAGCTTGCCCGTCGCTGTAACGTTAAGCAGCCCCATGTGTGGAAATGGATCAAGGCAGGTCGCGTTCCTACTGAACGCGTTCATTCGGTTGCGCGTGCGTCAGGCGGCAAGGTACTCCCGCACGAATTGCGCCCCGATTTACCTGATCTTTTCCCAGCACCACAATTTCCAGCAGTTGCTGCGTAA
- a CDS encoding phage regulatory CII family protein has protein sequence MSRIALSSVDRAQREVLPLDLALYHAARDYPGGAAAIAATTGRNATTLQHKLSPTHPSHTVNIQEFGEILELTKDRRILDAVHALVCDTIWQELAEAYTNDMPETLTTGIAEYFRQVADLADTWAKSIGDGVVSDQELAAIRLQVFRGIQGLLGLFNRATYVNQTTRGADHG, from the coding sequence ATGAGCCGAATCGCTCTAAGTTCTGTAGATCGAGCCCAGCGGGAAGTCCTGCCGCTCGATCTTGCGCTTTACCACGCTGCACGCGACTACCCAGGCGGCGCCGCTGCTATCGCAGCCACCACTGGCCGAAACGCCACGACGTTGCAGCACAAGCTTTCCCCAACCCATCCAAGCCACACCGTGAACATCCAAGAGTTTGGCGAGATCCTGGAACTGACTAAGGATCGCCGCATTCTGGATGCGGTGCATGCGCTGGTCTGCGACACGATCTGGCAGGAACTGGCTGAGGCCTACACCAACGACATGCCCGAGACATTGACGACCGGCATCGCTGAGTATTTCCGGCAGGTGGCGGATCTTGCCGACACCTGGGCCAAGAGCATCGGTGACGGCGTCGTCTCCGATCAAGAGTTGGCAGCGATTCGCCTGCAGGTGTTCAGGGGGATCCAAGGGCTGCTCGGATTATTCAATCGCGCCACCTACGTCAACCAGACGACGCGAGGTGCTGACCATGGCTGA
- a CDS encoding TraR/DksA family transcriptional regulator has protein sequence MADIADFANDLVLERVDQALAARRIAAKPALAAHSFLFCEECDEAIPEARRVAQPGCTHCVDCLSLAELKGARHAR, from the coding sequence ATGGCTGACATCGCAGACTTCGCTAATGATCTGGTGCTAGAGCGCGTCGACCAAGCGCTCGCAGCACGTCGCATCGCCGCCAAACCTGCATTGGCGGCGCATTCGTTTCTGTTCTGCGAAGAGTGCGATGAGGCAATTCCGGAGGCGCGCCGTGTGGCGCAGCCTGGCTGCACGCATTGTGTGGATTGCCTTTCCCTCGCGGAATTGAAGGGAGCTCGTCATGCTCGATGA
- a CDS encoding VapE domain-containing protein: MLDEVLAQFADYGLVPAQPLVFGKLTRCKTAQDKGTEKNGWYVAHEHRTEKGETLIFGSFGDWRSGETQKIKVKAGRMSPEEREVMRARQEEGKRRAAEVAANAARRAAKRADSLFQRMPEKGRSEYLDRKQIVGFRVRYAPRSGAVLVPMSNARDDIVGLQVIYPSKQEDTGRDKSYWPYGMSKEGAFHLIGPDADPGDPVLVCEGYATAASLHMATSLTVAVAFDAGNLLAVCKAMRERFAGCPLIICRDDDWKTTKPNGDAWNPGEEKANNAALIVGGQVVAPIFSSEREVKWTDFNDLHVAEGLEAVRRQVLAVVKPPAAGGWKDLLARSDSGALIAHMQNVELILANDPRWAGVISYSAFSSKLVKLRAAPYGGGTGDWADIDDVRVMKWLAQQYNLRVKASHVIEAVSVVAHDHAFHPVRQYLRKLEWDRVPRLESWLTDVMGVKATDYSSKVGKRWMLSAVARVMKPGCKADSVMILEGAQGAGKSTAMSILGGEWFMDTPFALGDKDGFQAIRGKWIVELGELDSFNKAESTKAKQFFSASTDTYRESYGRRTMDVPRQCVFVGTTNQDEYLKDATGNRRYWPVACTKVDLELLRSIRDQLWAEAVFCYDAGDLWWVTLDEAALFAEEQDERFVVDEWETPILTWLEESQIGETTTGSEVLTQALKLDPGHWGKPEQMRVGAILHRLGWRRYRLGAMTKSRQRLWGYKKPADWGKAPELEVDVAEELCFDD, from the coding sequence ATGCTCGATGAAGTGCTGGCTCAGTTCGCAGACTACGGCCTTGTACCTGCGCAGCCGCTGGTGTTCGGTAAGCTCACTCGTTGCAAGACGGCGCAGGATAAGGGCACCGAAAAGAACGGCTGGTACGTCGCCCATGAACATCGCACCGAGAAAGGCGAGACGCTTATTTTTGGTTCATTCGGCGATTGGCGTTCGGGCGAGACGCAGAAGATCAAGGTCAAGGCTGGTCGGATGTCACCCGAAGAGCGCGAGGTCATGCGCGCCCGTCAGGAAGAAGGCAAGCGTCGCGCTGCAGAGGTGGCAGCTAATGCGGCGCGTCGAGCGGCAAAGCGAGCGGACAGCTTGTTCCAGCGCATGCCGGAGAAAGGTCGTAGTGAGTATCTGGACCGCAAGCAGATTGTCGGTTTCCGGGTACGCTACGCGCCGCGTTCCGGGGCAGTCCTGGTTCCCATGAGCAATGCGCGGGACGATATCGTCGGGCTTCAGGTGATTTACCCGAGCAAACAGGAAGATACCGGTCGGGACAAGTCTTACTGGCCCTACGGGATGTCAAAAGAGGGTGCTTTCCACCTCATCGGTCCGGATGCCGATCCGGGTGATCCAGTGCTGGTATGTGAGGGCTACGCAACAGCCGCCAGCCTGCATATGGCGACTTCGCTGACCGTGGCGGTGGCATTCGACGCGGGTAACCTGCTGGCCGTGTGTAAGGCCATGCGCGAGCGGTTTGCCGGTTGCCCTCTGATCATTTGCAGGGACGATGACTGGAAGACTACGAAGCCAAACGGTGACGCTTGGAACCCCGGTGAAGAGAAGGCGAATAACGCGGCACTGATCGTCGGTGGCCAGGTGGTTGCGCCGATCTTCTCCAGCGAGAGGGAAGTGAAGTGGACCGACTTCAACGATCTGCATGTCGCCGAGGGTTTGGAGGCGGTGCGCCGTCAGGTGCTGGCCGTGGTCAAGCCGCCGGCTGCAGGTGGTTGGAAAGATCTACTAGCTCGCAGCGATAGCGGCGCTCTGATCGCACACATGCAGAACGTTGAATTGATATTGGCCAATGATCCACGTTGGGCTGGGGTCATCAGCTACAGCGCCTTCAGTTCGAAGCTCGTCAAACTGCGTGCGGCGCCATATGGCGGTGGCACGGGTGACTGGGCGGACATCGATGACGTGCGGGTGATGAAGTGGCTCGCGCAGCAGTACAACCTTCGGGTCAAGGCGTCCCATGTGATCGAGGCGGTCAGTGTGGTCGCACATGATCATGCGTTTCATCCGGTGCGGCAGTACCTGCGCAAGCTCGAATGGGATCGCGTGCCTCGTCTGGAAAGCTGGCTCACCGATGTTATGGGTGTGAAGGCCACCGACTACTCGTCCAAGGTTGGCAAGCGCTGGATGTTGTCGGCCGTGGCGCGAGTGATGAAGCCTGGCTGCAAGGCTGACTCGGTGATGATCCTTGAGGGTGCGCAGGGCGCTGGTAAGTCGACGGCGATGAGCATTCTCGGCGGCGAGTGGTTCATGGATACGCCGTTCGCCCTAGGCGACAAAGACGGCTTTCAGGCGATCCGGGGCAAGTGGATTGTCGAGCTGGGCGAGCTGGACAGCTTCAACAAGGCCGAGAGTACCAAGGCCAAGCAGTTTTTTTCGGCGTCCACCGACACTTACCGCGAGAGCTACGGCCGCAGAACAATGGACGTGCCACGCCAGTGTGTTTTCGTGGGTACCACGAACCAAGACGAGTACCTTAAGGATGCAACCGGTAACCGTCGTTACTGGCCGGTTGCGTGTACCAAAGTCGATCTGGAGTTGTTGAGATCGATCCGCGATCAGCTCTGGGCCGAGGCGGTGTTCTGCTATGACGCGGGTGACCTCTGGTGGGTGACGCTGGATGAGGCGGCATTGTTCGCGGAAGAGCAGGACGAGCGATTCGTAGTGGATGAATGGGAAACACCCATCTTGACCTGGTTGGAAGAGTCACAGATTGGTGAGACCACTACCGGCAGCGAGGTGCTGACGCAGGCTCTCAAGCTCGACCCTGGACATTGGGGTAAGCCAGAGCAGATGCGTGTCGGTGCCATCCTTCATCGGTTGGGCTGGAGACGTTACAGGCTCGGTGCGATGACCAAGAGTCGGCAGCGGTTGTGGGGCTACAAGAAGCCAGCGGACTGGGGGAAGGCGCCTGAATTGGAAGTAGACGTTGCCGAGGAGCTTTGTTTCGATGATTAA
- a CDS encoding phage holin family protein, with product MTSEQQALAEMPIWLVIVLALVGGVSGEMWRADKDGARGWALLRRLALRSGACIVCGVSAMMLMIAAGMTLWTAGALGCLTAMAGADVAIGLYERWAAKRLGVCDVPPNGGGAA from the coding sequence ATGACAAGCGAGCAACAAGCACTGGCAGAAATGCCGATCTGGTTAGTGATCGTCCTGGCTCTGGTCGGTGGCGTATCGGGAGAGATGTGGCGGGCCGACAAGGACGGGGCGCGGGGCTGGGCATTGTTGCGCAGGCTGGCACTTCGGTCCGGTGCCTGCATTGTCTGCGGGGTGTCGGCGATGATGCTGATGATCGCCGCCGGGATGACTCTTTGGACTGCGGGCGCCTTGGGGTGCCTGACGGCGATGGCGGGTGCGGATGTTGCCATTGGATTGTACGAACGATGGGCTGCCAAACGGCTTGGTGTGTGCGATGTTCCGCCGAATGGTGGCGGGGCAGCCTGA
- a CDS encoding terminase small subunit — MTIISKTEFAARRGWAKSYVSKLASQDRLVLTENGKIDLEATEALLDKTSDPSKAAVAERHQQERIQRDVYSQLSPLTEPTSTAAPPQLIPVDGKHPDYQKSRALREHNMAKLAEIELGKAQGSLVSREAVETGAYDAGRLLRDQLFGPLPQLSYDLAAMTDPWQIEKHLTATIRRTLEEAERLSSADLEHALIAD; from the coding sequence ATGACAATCATCAGCAAAACGGAGTTTGCGGCCCGGCGCGGGTGGGCCAAATCCTATGTTTCCAAATTGGCCAGCCAGGATCGGCTGGTGCTTACCGAAAACGGCAAGATTGATCTTGAGGCTACTGAGGCGCTGCTCGATAAGACCAGCGACCCAAGCAAGGCTGCAGTCGCCGAACGTCACCAGCAAGAGCGGATTCAGCGTGACGTTTACAGTCAACTGTCCCCACTGACTGAGCCGACTTCCACGGCTGCGCCGCCGCAACTCATACCAGTCGATGGCAAACACCCTGACTACCAGAAGTCCCGCGCGCTGCGCGAACACAACATGGCCAAACTGGCCGAGATCGAACTGGGCAAAGCGCAAGGCTCATTGGTGTCCCGGGAGGCAGTAGAGACCGGTGCCTATGACGCGGGTCGTTTGTTGCGTGACCAGCTGTTTGGACCGCTGCCGCAACTGTCCTATGACTTGGCGGCGATGACGGATCCCTGGCAAATCGAAAAACACCTGACGGCAACAATTCGTCGGACGCTGGAAGAAGCTGAGCGCCTCTCTTCAGCGGATCTTGAACACGCCCTGATAGCGGATTAA
- a CDS encoding phage terminase large subunit family protein, which translates to MHTEFSDGAKVYRENYFRGLRPDPDLWIDEWADEYMRIPRDTGAPEPGQYRTSRTPYAREPMRCLSPAHPCRRVVTMVASQLMKTQIALNWMGGLIHMAPSNILALLPSLGLSKRVSGRISKTIKATPVLRERVATSRSRDARNTMDTKEFEGGSLYVTTAGSAANLSELSARYIYGDEVDRWENDVGQEGDPIRLAETRATNFGRNAKIYFSSSPTIKGASRIADLFESSDQRHYYVPCPTCGHMQVLEWERLHYSADFATVHYECAAPECDVLIEEHHKSDMLARGEWRAHGRGDGKTVGFHLSALYSPTGWMDWSSLAVEFEDAKKAQSQGDTSLMQVFYNTRLAKVWDSALEQTKAEVLIARARLETYTLGAMPAGVLMLTGAVDVQANRLELMVMGFGVGMERWVVDHQIIWGDPADERTWAVLDEKLKARYRHPCGVGLAILAVGVDSGGHHTDEVYQFCRVRRWRNIFAIKGASKPGRPVIAQRPSMVDVTWKGQTERNGAELWFVGTDTAKDWIYNRYPFPDGPGSLHFANDLPDEFFAQCVAERKVVRYVRGHKRIEWVKGKAERNEALDLMVYCLAMAHYLGINRYQEHDWDRVRQALAQSGLFDDALSIKPVQGERLDAEQTSAPAAIRQAQPAPPPAAPVTQSRPAAPPQRRSSASGYLKRR; encoded by the coding sequence ATGCACACGGAATTTTCTGACGGTGCAAAGGTGTACCGTGAGAATTACTTCCGTGGACTGCGTCCTGATCCCGATCTCTGGATCGATGAATGGGCCGACGAGTACATGCGAATCCCGCGAGACACCGGCGCCCCAGAGCCAGGCCAGTACCGCACCTCGCGGACACCTTATGCTCGCGAACCGATGCGCTGCTTGTCGCCGGCTCACCCTTGCAGGCGCGTGGTCACCATGGTGGCCTCGCAGTTGATGAAAACCCAGATCGCCCTCAACTGGATGGGTGGCCTGATCCACATGGCGCCTTCAAACATCCTGGCTTTGCTGCCCAGCCTTGGATTGTCCAAGCGGGTTTCGGGGCGGATCAGCAAAACCATCAAGGCCACACCGGTGCTGCGTGAGCGCGTGGCCACCAGCCGCTCACGGGATGCCCGCAATACGATGGACACCAAGGAATTTGAAGGTGGTTCGCTGTACGTGACCACCGCCGGTTCTGCGGCCAACCTCTCGGAGCTGTCGGCACGTTACATCTATGGCGACGAAGTCGACCGCTGGGAAAACGATGTCGGTCAGGAGGGGGATCCCATCAGGCTGGCCGAAACGCGGGCGACCAACTTCGGGCGCAATGCCAAGATCTATTTTTCCAGCTCGCCGACGATCAAGGGTGCCTCGCGGATCGCCGATCTGTTCGAGTCCAGCGACCAGCGTCACTATTATGTGCCGTGCCCCACCTGCGGCCATATGCAGGTGTTGGAGTGGGAGCGGCTGCACTACAGCGCGGACTTCGCCACCGTGCATTACGAGTGCGCCGCTCCTGAATGCGACGTGCTGATCGAGGAGCACCACAAAAGCGATATGCTCGCCCGAGGTGAGTGGCGCGCGCATGGTCGTGGCGATGGCAAGACCGTGGGGTTTCATCTCAGCGCCCTGTATTCGCCGACCGGCTGGATGGATTGGTCCTCGCTCGCCGTCGAGTTCGAGGATGCGAAAAAAGCCCAGTCACAAGGTGATACCAGCCTGATGCAGGTGTTCTACAACACCCGTCTGGCGAAGGTTTGGGACAGCGCGCTTGAACAGACCAAGGCGGAAGTGCTGATCGCTCGGGCGCGGCTGGAGACCTACACCCTCGGCGCGATGCCGGCCGGTGTGCTGATGCTGACCGGCGCCGTCGACGTCCAGGCCAACCGCCTGGAACTGATGGTGATGGGCTTCGGCGTGGGCATGGAGCGCTGGGTGGTCGATCACCAGATCATCTGGGGCGATCCGGCAGACGAGCGCACCTGGGCTGTACTGGACGAGAAACTCAAGGCCCGTTACCGGCATCCCTGTGGTGTCGGTCTGGCGATTCTCGCCGTGGGTGTCGACTCCGGCGGTCATCACACCGATGAGGTCTACCAGTTCTGCCGCGTTCGCCGCTGGCGCAACATCTTCGCCATCAAGGGCGCGAGCAAGCCGGGCCGACCGGTGATTGCACAGCGCCCGTCGATGGTTGACGTGACGTGGAAAGGCCAGACCGAACGCAACGGCGCAGAGCTGTGGTTCGTCGGTACTGACACCGCCAAAGATTGGATCTACAACCGCTATCCATTCCCAGACGGGCCGGGATCGCTGCACTTTGCTAACGACCTGCCGGACGAGTTCTTCGCCCAGTGCGTCGCCGAACGCAAAGTCGTGCGCTACGTGCGGGGCCACAAGCGCATCGAATGGGTGAAGGGCAAGGCCGAGCGCAACGAAGCGCTCGACCTGATGGTGTACTGCCTTGCGATGGCGCATTACCTCGGCATCAACCGTTACCAGGAGCACGATTGGGACAGGGTGCGACAAGCCCTGGCCCAGTCCGGCTTGTTCGATGATGCCTTGAGCATCAAGCCTGTTCAGGGCGAGCGACTTGATGCTGAGCAAACATCGGCGCCCGCTGCTATACGCCAAGCCCAACCCGCACCACCACCCGCTGCACCGGTTACACAATCGCGACCGGCAGCACCCCCTCAACGCCGCAGCTCTGCCAGCGGCTATCTAAAGAGACGCTGA
- a CDS encoding phage head-tail joining protein translates to MSFTKKHLDAVEAAIARGEKTVRYTDRTVEYRTVDELLKAREEIRSSLASAAGPRSRVVRLYHAGKGV, encoded by the coding sequence ATGTCCTTTACAAAAAAGCACCTCGACGCGGTTGAGGCGGCCATTGCTCGCGGTGAGAAAACTGTGCGCTACACCGACCGCACCGTGGAATACCGCACGGTCGATGAACTGCTCAAGGCGCGTGAAGAAATACGCTCGTCACTTGCCAGTGCCGCCGGGCCACGCTCACGTGTGGTCCGGCTGTACCACGCAGGGAAGGGGGTCTGA
- a CDS encoding phage portal protein, with product MARHFPTLTRNGFVLPSNIKASYEGAGEGRRSTGWDAPDNGINSINTPALRNLRSRSRAAVRNDPYAFNVIDKRVSNLIGTGITPRPTTDDDALRKLLQELWGDWVDESDADDRTDFYGQQALVARTVETSGECFVRLRPRGLDEGLAVPLQLQILAPEFVPHDKFETTKNGNVIRAGIEFTPGGKRVAYWMYLSHPRDAASLNAGYNQLVRVPATQVLHIFEPVEPGQLRGVPRLSPVLKRLRSLDNYDDAVLFRQEVANLFAGFIKRPAPDSGPLPRDPVTGQPLDLDRDGFTPMVALEPGTMQELGAGEEVEFSKPPDAGNNYPDFMRQQLMAAAAGSGTPYEILTGDMRGINDRALRVVLNEFRRRLEQLQFSVYVHQLCRPVRAAWMDMAVLSGALVLDDYAQKRRQYLRTRWVPQGWAYIQPVQDVQARRMEVQAGFSSRSEMVLRTGYDAETVDLENAADLARATKLGLNYNTLDAVEDNDDKEQP from the coding sequence ATGGCCCGACACTTCCCAACGTTGACCCGTAACGGATTTGTCCTGCCGTCCAACATCAAGGCCAGTTACGAAGGCGCTGGAGAAGGGCGACGCTCCACTGGCTGGGACGCTCCCGACAACGGGATCAACAGCATCAACACTCCCGCCCTGCGCAATCTGCGGTCGCGCTCGCGGGCGGCGGTTCGCAATGACCCGTATGCCTTCAACGTCATCGACAAGCGCGTCAGCAACCTGATCGGCACGGGCATCACCCCTCGCCCCACAACCGACGATGATGCTTTGCGCAAGCTTCTGCAGGAGCTGTGGGGGGATTGGGTCGATGAGTCGGACGCGGATGATCGCACCGACTTCTACGGCCAGCAGGCGCTGGTAGCACGCACGGTTGAAACCTCGGGCGAGTGCTTCGTACGGTTGCGTCCGCGCGGGCTTGATGAAGGCCTGGCCGTTCCGCTGCAGCTGCAGATCCTCGCACCGGAGTTCGTGCCGCACGACAAATTCGAGACCACCAAAAACGGCAACGTCATCCGCGCTGGCATCGAGTTCACTCCCGGCGGCAAGCGGGTGGCGTACTGGATGTACCTTTCGCATCCGCGCGATGCAGCCTCGCTGAACGCCGGCTACAACCAGCTGGTCCGCGTGCCGGCGACTCAGGTGCTGCACATCTTCGAACCGGTGGAGCCTGGCCAGTTGCGCGGTGTGCCGCGATTGTCGCCGGTGCTCAAACGCCTGCGCAGTCTGGACAACTACGACGACGCGGTGCTGTTCCGTCAGGAAGTGGCCAACCTGTTTGCCGGTTTCATCAAGCGTCCGGCGCCGGACTCGGGACCACTTCCCAGAGATCCGGTGACCGGTCAGCCGCTCGATCTGGATCGCGATGGCTTCACCCCGATGGTCGCTCTCGAACCCGGCACCATGCAGGAACTGGGGGCAGGTGAGGAGGTTGAGTTCTCCAAACCACCAGACGCCGGCAACAACTATCCAGACTTCATGCGGCAACAACTGATGGCTGCTGCAGCGGGGTCGGGCACGCCTTACGAGATCCTCACCGGCGACATGCGCGGCATCAACGACCGAGCACTGCGGGTGGTGCTCAACGAGTTTCGGCGCCGCCTGGAACAACTGCAATTCAGCGTGTACGTGCATCAACTTTGCCGCCCTGTACGGGCTGCGTGGATGGATATGGCGGTGCTGTCTGGTGCCCTGGTGCTGGACGATTACGCACAGAAACGCCGCCAGTACCTGCGTACCCGTTGGGTGCCACAAGGCTGGGCCTACATCCAGCCAGTACAGGACGTGCAGGCACGCCGGATGGAGGTACAGGCCGGGTTTTCCTCTCGCAGCGAGATGGTGCTGCGCACCGGTTACGACGCTGAAACGGTCGATCTTGAAAACGCCGCCGATCTGGCACGGGCCACAAAGCTGGGCCTCAACTACAACACCCTTGATGCCGTCGAAGACAACGACGACAAGGAGCAACCATGA
- a CDS encoding head maturation protease, ClpP-related — protein MSKQARPRIYNRAGKRVEVQDKTWYALQASGEATERVIEVFVYGEIGTWGITANQFVQDLRAMDDGVSPVIAAFNSIGGDLFDGLAMHNALSRLGERCTGRIDALAASAASVAVCGAHRVVIAANAMLMIHNPYTYAGGDAEDFRRVADVLDQTLEAILAAYKAKAPDIDDAELRRMVDAETWLTANEAVALGLADEVGDGIKVKACLGQGAVLQRYQHAPAELVAQLDEPPELDPELETVEPPLVPPVVDSAKLALMITQRCTAAGISNLIEPLLKSTQLESEEIVLAGLARAKAVNDLCVAARLPEFSAEYVAAGLDEAAVRARLFDKIVTSGKGFEIDNSLPLADDPAPKVLAKQPDPNSIWAARQAAQTGTARGAKGA, from the coding sequence ATGAGCAAACAAGCGCGACCGCGCATTTACAACCGCGCAGGCAAACGCGTCGAAGTTCAGGACAAGACCTGGTATGCCCTGCAGGCCAGCGGAGAGGCCACCGAGCGAGTGATCGAGGTTTTTGTTTACGGCGAGATTGGCACATGGGGCATCACCGCCAATCAGTTCGTGCAGGATCTACGAGCCATGGACGACGGTGTGTCGCCGGTGATCGCCGCGTTCAACAGTATCGGCGGTGACCTGTTCGATGGGCTGGCCATGCACAACGCGCTGTCGCGGCTGGGCGAACGCTGCACCGGTCGGATCGACGCGTTGGCAGCGAGTGCGGCCAGCGTGGCAGTGTGCGGTGCACACCGCGTAGTAATCGCGGCGAACGCCATGTTGATGATTCATAACCCCTACACCTATGCAGGCGGGGACGCTGAGGACTTCCGCCGGGTCGCTGATGTATTGGATCAAACCTTGGAGGCGATCCTCGCGGCGTATAAGGCCAAGGCGCCGGACATCGATGACGCCGAGCTGCGGCGAATGGTTGATGCTGAAACCTGGCTGACTGCTAACGAAGCGGTGGCGCTTGGTCTTGCAGACGAAGTCGGCGACGGCATCAAGGTCAAAGCATGCCTCGGACAGGGAGCGGTGCTGCAACGATACCAGCACGCTCCGGCTGAGTTGGTGGCACAGCTCGACGAACCACCTGAACTGGATCCTGAACTGGAAACTGTGGAGCCGCCTCTGGTGCCGCCCGTAGTCGACTCTGCCAAGTTGGCATTGATGATCACTCAGCGCTGCACGGCGGCGGGCATCAGCAACCTGATCGAGCCGCTGCTCAAGTCCACCCAGCTTGAAAGCGAGGAAATCGTTCTCGCCGGCCTGGCACGTGCCAAGGCGGTGAACGACCTCTGCGTGGCCGCGCGGCTGCCGGAATTCAGCGCCGAGTATGTCGCGGCAGGTCTGGACGAGGCGGCGGTGCGGGCGCGTCTGTTCGACAAGATTGTCACCAGCGGTAAGGGCTTCGAAATCGACAACAGTCTGCCGCTGGCAGATGACCCGGCGCCCAAGGTGCTGGCCAAACAACCTGACCCCAACTCGATTTGGGCTGCTCGCCAAGCAGCCCAAACAGGAACCGCGCGCGGCGCGAAAGGAGCATGA